The DNA sequence CGCCAGGGATCGAGACGGTCATATATCTGCCAGCGGTAGCCATTCTGGGACTTAGCTGGTGGGCGGCACGCTACAGTATTCATGCTTGAAAGTCCTAGTGGATTAAGGGATCTCATGCGGAGGCAAGCGAGACCGCGCTTTAGGAACGAGGACCTGATGCAAATGGCACAGCGCCTTGTCGGTTCAGAGTCAGGGTAAGTTGTCTCCTAAAAGGAAGAAAGTTTATGTCTTCAGATACTCGTCCTCGTAATATCAGAGACGTTGATTCTGTAGCAGTGATCGCCAAATGGATCCGACGATGCGGCCTGCCACTCGCCATTCTCGCATGGACGGGAGTCGCCCTGCTCATCCTGTGGCTTGCAGGACACGTGATCCAAACCTTGCTTCTACTCACGATTGCGGCCTTGCTCGCTTATGCGCTCGCGCCTGCTGTGAAGTTGCTGGAGCGCGTGATGCCGCGTTTCCTCGCCATCCTCATTGTCTACCTCATTGTGCTAGGTCTTCTCAGTGTGCTGCTCTACCTGATTGTGAGGACCGCGATCGAGCAGTTCATCGCGCTCTCCGGCTATGTGCGGTTTTTGCTGACGCCAGGAAAAAGTGGCCAGCTCACGCCCTTAGAACAAACAGTGAGATCCCTTGGCATCTCGCAGAGCCAGATTGACTCGGCACGTGATCAGATCGTAGCCAGCATCGAAGGCTTCGCAGGGAGTGTTGTCCCGCTGCTCACAGGACTCGTTGGTGCCCTTCTGGATGTCATTCTGGTGGCAGTGCTCAGTATTTACCTGCTCGCCAGTGGCTCTCGTGTGTCCGACTGGTTACGCCGGAACATGCCGGATCAGCAGCAAGGAGCTATGAGGTTTTTGTTAGATACCCTGCAGCGTGTCGTGGGTGGCTACATTCGCGGTCAGTTGATTCTGTGTGGGCTGATTGGCCTCCTCGTGGGAGTCGGGATGCAGATTATCGGCGTGCCGTTTGCCCTCTTA is a window from the Ktedonobacteraceae bacterium genome containing:
- a CDS encoding AI-2E family transporter: MSSDTRPRNIRDVDSVAVIAKWIRRCGLPLAILAWTGVALLILWLAGHVIQTLLLLTIAALLAYALAPAVKLLERVMPRFLAILIVYLIVLGLLSVLLYLIVRTAIEQFIALSGYVRFLLTPGKSGQLTPLEQTVRSLGISQSQIDSARDQIVASIEGFAGSVVPLLTGLVGALLDVILVAVLSIYLLASGSRVSDWLRRNMPDQQQGAMRFLLDTLQRVVGGYIRGQLILCGLIGLLVGVGMQIIGVPFALLLGVLAFALEFIPVLGTLVSGAICVLLALTRGWVFAVIVLVYFVVVHVLEGDVVGPRIVGKTIGLHPVVSLAALIAGAELFGIAGALLASPVAGVLQALLIAIWSQWRVTHPGEFRRAKDDMTEKVEETVTETPGDPEPTMKSLS